CAGCCAGGCGCACAGCGCGTGGATCGGCACCAGCCAGCCCAGGCCGCCGATCGAGGCCACCAGCTCGGGCCAGCGCGACGCGCTCCAGATCAACAAGCCGGTGATCACCTGCAGCGGCAGCAGCACGTTCAGGATCACGAGATAGGTGACCTGCTGCAGCGGGTTGAGCTTGTGCTCGGCGTCGTGCTGCATGGGGTGCGGCTCGCCGCGGAAGATCCCGTAGGCGTAGAACCGCACCTGCGCGAGCGACATGGTCACGAAGTCGCGCGGCTGCGGACCGAACTGCCGGATCATGCCGCTGGTGACGAAGTAGAACAGACCCATGGCCGCGTTCAGCAGGAGCAACACGGCGAAGGCGTTGTGCACGAGCACCGCGGTGCGGAAGCCGAAGATCGACACTGCCTCGGGCGCGTGGATCTCGGCGCCCGTCACCAGCAGGGCGAGGATGGTCACGGCCTGCACCCAGTGCCACGCGCGCTCGTGGAAGGTGTACAGGGGGATGCGGCGGATGCCGTCGATCGGGTTCGCGCTCATCGGGCCGCCTCCGTCCGGGGTTCGAGTTCGGGGGTCGTGGCGCGCTGCCGCCGCGCCGCCCACAGGACCACGCGCAGACCGCCGTGCAGGACGACACCGGCGATCACCATGAGCACGGCCAGCACGCCGATCCGGTCGACCCACGGCGCGCGCGAGAAGCCGAGCAGGTACAGTCCGGCGATGTCGGGGTCGGGGGTCACCACGACGTGGCCGCAGCTGGTCGTGTGGACCTCGCCGGGCATTTCGACGCCGCCGTCGCCGACGAGCGTGGGGAGCACGCCACCCGGCGCGAAGTCGGCCAGGACGAAGTCCTCGCCCACGCGCGAGGTCTCGCCGTGGCAGGTCGAGCAGTCGCGGGTCGCGCCGCCACGCCCGGCCACGCCGTGCGACACGCGGTAGGCCTGGGTCTCGGCGCGGATCTTGGGATCGCGAACGCCTGTGGCGCGCAGCCGCGCGGCGACGGCCTCGATCTGGTGATCGTGGAGCAGTCCGAGTTCGATCGGTTCGAGGGTGCCGTTGCCGGTGGCGTCGAGCACGCGACGGATCTCGGGGCGGACGTCGTCGCCGTCGAACCACGCGGCGTGGAGTTCCTCGCGGGTCACGGGACGCTCACGGGCGGTGTCGTACCAGTACCAGGTGCTCACCAGGTTGTGCGGTGCGAGCCGGCGCTCGCCGTCGGGTCCGGTGCGCGGGAGCAGGACGGGGCGGAAGCCCTCGAGCAGGGTCGACGCCGACTGCGGGTCGCCGTGCGCGCCGCGGTGCAGCACGCGGGGTTCGCCGTCGGCGGTGAGGACGGTCCAGTCGGTGGTCTGGCGCGCCGGGCCCATGCTGCGCGGCACGTGGCAGGCGGCGCACTCGAGCGCGTCGAAGTGACGGTCGCGGTAGGGCAGCCACTCGTGGGCGGCCGAGGCGTCGTGGCAGTCGGCGCAGGTGCGGATGCTGCCGTCGAGATGATCGCGCATGGTGCCCTGCGCGCTGCGGCCCTTGGCCAGGTCGTGGCTCGGGCGCTTCAGGTACTCCTGCACGTCGAGCCGACGGGCGTCGAAGCGCAGGTGGTCGGGGCGGTCGGCGTTGGCCTCGGCGTAGGCGCCGGGGTTGTTGGTGGAGGCGTGGCAGTCGGTGCAGTCGACCAGGCGCTCGGCGTGCACGTCCC
The sequence above is a segment of the Candidatus Krumholzibacteriia bacterium genome. Coding sequences within it:
- a CDS encoding cytochrome b/b6 domain-containing protein is translated as MSANPIDGIRRIPLYTFHERAWHWVQAVTILALLVTGAEIHAPEAVSIFGFRTAVLVHNAFAVLLLLNAAMGLFYFVTSGMIRQFGPQPRDFVTMSLAQVRFYAYGIFRGEPHPMQHDAEHKLNPLQQVTYLVILNVLLPLQVITGLLIWSASRWPELVASIGGLGWLVPIHALCAWLFLAFTIMHLYLTTTGETPTTNLEAMVHGDLKTRHDTTTEEAAR